A DNA window from Deltaproteobacteria bacterium contains the following coding sequences:
- a CDS encoding class I SAM-dependent methyltransferase, which produces MEKHICPWWLAYTFDNPLRRIIHKPEEIFIPYLHKGMTAIDIGCGMGYFSIGMAKIVGETGNIISVDIQQKMLDILTKRAKKAGLAHRITTYLCEENNIGINEKADFALAFWMVHETPDEFNFLKQLKAIVKSKGKLLLAEPKLHVTLNDFKKTLSMAQKSGYKIIGSPKIYFSHSALLEKQ; this is translated from the coding sequence ATGGAAAAACATATTTGCCCCTGGTGGTTAGCTTATACCTTTGACAATCCATTAAGGCGTATAATCCATAAGCCGGAAGAAATATTTATTCCTTATCTGCATAAGGGAATGACAGCCATCGACATTGGCTGTGGCATGGGTTATTTCTCAATCGGTATGGCCAAAATTGTCGGTGAAACAGGGAATATCATTTCCGTTGACATTCAACAAAAAATGCTTGATATCTTGACAAAGCGAGCAAAAAAAGCAGGCCTTGCCCACCGCATTACCACTTATTTATGTGAAGAAAATAACATAGGAATAAACGAAAAAGCAGACTTCGCCCTGGCCTTCTGGATGGTACACGAAACACCAGATGAATTTAACTTTCTTAAGCAACTGAAAGCCATAGTAAAGAGCAAAGGCAAGCTTTTGCTGGCTGAGCCCAAATTGCATGTAACGCTTAATGATTTCAAGAAAACTTTATCGATGGCACAAAAATCAGGGTACAAAATAATTGGTTCCCCTAAAATATATTTCAGCCACTCTGCTCTGCTTGAAAAACAATGA